One Salvia splendens isolate huo1 chromosome 12, SspV2, whole genome shotgun sequence genomic window carries:
- the LOC121758220 gene encoding vesicle-associated protein 1-3-like: protein MSSEPLLNYEPPELNFQFDHNKQLSSSVRLLNKTDDCVAFKLKSTNPRNYVVQPRIGVLLPRSSCEIKVKMRAQRESHHNIRCKDKFMIESVAASPDTTLEDARKLFDKESGNPLQEFILRANYSRPAESSPGTSVIENTDVPSPEVNDTFAEPHENSLQVASSVTDSNDNDLLVTNSVNEPRGNDSQEKDITRSGESILRSFISNCTGESILRDIISSLLIVVSLYLMKQTISWIWSLVMFVMMLIIKMIKKLVSDSVEDWIVKTLLHIVMYILFGNTGLT from the exons ATGAGCTCAGAGCCGTTGCTCAATTACGAGCCTCCGGAGCTGAATTTCCAAT TTGATCACAACAAGCAGCTCTCGTCTTCTGTCCGATTGTTAAATAAAACCGACGATTGTGTTGCTTTCAAG CTCAAGTCCACTAATCCCAGAAATTATGTGGTTCAACCAAGAATTGGAGTTCTGCTGCCTCGATCATCTTGTGAAATCAAAG TGAAAATGCGAGCCCAGAGGGAATCTCACCACAATATAAGGTGCAAGGACAAGTTCATGATTGAAAGTGTAGCTGCATCTCCTGATACAACTCTGGAAGATGCTCGAAAACTG TTTGATAAGGAGTCTGGAAATCCCCTTCAAGAGTTCATACTACGAGCCAATTACAGTAGGCCGGCAGAATCTTCGCCTGGAACATCTGTCATTGAAAATACAGATGTACCTTCTCCTGAG GTCAATGATACTTTTGCAGAACCTCATGAGAACAGTTTACAG GTTGCTAGCTCTGTCACTGATTCTAATGACAATGATTTACTG GTCACCAACAGTGTTAACGAACCTCGTGGCAACGACTCGCAG GAAAAGGATATCACTCGTAGTGGTGAATCAATTCTAAGGAGCTTTATCAGCAATTGTACCGGTGAATCAATTCTAAGGGACATTATCAGTAGCTTGCTGATTGTAGTCTCCTTATACCTCATGAAACAAACAATATCATGGATCTG GAGTTTGGTaatgtttgtgatgatgctgaTTATAAAGATGATAAAGAAATTGGTGTCAGATTCTGTTGAGGACTGGATTGTGAAAACTCTTCTGCATATCGTCATGTATATTCTATTTGGGAACACAGGACTGACGTAG
- the LOC121757451 gene encoding VPS35 endosomal protein sorting factor-like yields the protein MWGKLLNVILDGILERVRDGRIGENDLVILQSVFLKILTHFGDIEKILALNHFIDILDMMHGSVRNSINMHILNMATRNGQIQDPIIIEVLLEVAQALYNGLDFSNMRKDEYQHPSRLISRFVYMVDHGIEVESHLRFLAQCRGAFSSINELQENLVHSCNNLAIRAMRNGNSSISFVKSCLAFNEVTIPAIPANLRQLNLCIETAEVALLGGFVSHLDGLLNAAVNCLEMIDPVNVMQMAEDGDEAISLICKLCGMLVMVPGGVEPEVAYIPKRFLSFLNSQAWILPRMKAKIFSAIVFLSAAQSQNQLPYHAVSGKVVCNYQLFVGFPSDHQELLSLSRIALQGIVNCVMQESSKERGKLALESCNCVASSFRVPDETLEACSKLVEIAKSCYSADDKFLQSTFKFLNSSQFHL from the exons ATGTGG GGCAAGCTCCTAAATGTAATACTGGATGGAATATTGGAGCGTGTGAGGGATGGGAGGATTGGTGAAAACGATTTGGTTATACTGCAATCAGTTTTCTTGAAAATTCTTACTCATTTTGGTGACATAGAGAAAATATTGGCATTG AACCATTTTATTGACATCTTAGATATGATGCATGGGAGCGTGAGAAACTCTATCAATATGCACATTCTTAATATGGCAACTAG GAATGGTCAAATTCAAGACCCGATCATCATTGAGGTGCTACTTGAAGTTGCTCAGGCATTATACAATGGCTTAGACTTCTCAAATATGAGAAAGGATGAGTATCAACATCCATCTCGTCTGATTTCCCGTTTTGTTTATATG GTTGACCATGGGATAGAAGTGGAGAGCCATTTGAGGTTTCTTGCCCAATGTCGTGGAGCATTTTCTAGCATTAATGAACTCCAG GAGAATCTTGTTCATTCCTGCAACAACTTAGCCATTAGAGCAATGAGAAATGGAAACAGTAGCATAAGTTTTGTCAAATCATGCCTGGCATTCAATGAAGTAACAATACCTGCTATTCCAGCTAACTTAAGGCAGTTGAACTTATGTATTGAAACAGCAGAG GTAGCGTTGCTGGGTGGATTTGTTTCTCATCTGGATGGGCTTCTAAATGCAGCAGTCAATTGCTTGGAAATGATTGATCCAGTCAATG TTATGCAGATGGCAGAAGATGGCGATGAAGCCATTTCATTAATATGTAAGTTATGCGGCATGTTGGTGATGGTCCCAG GTGGTGTAGAACCAGAAGTAGCCTACATTCCCAAGCGTTTTCTGTCTTTCCTTAACTCCCAAGCATG GATATTGCCGAGAATGAAGGCCAAGATATTCTCTGCAATTGTTTTCTTGTCTGCAGCACAATCCCAGAATCAACTGCCGTACCATGCTGTGAGTGGAAAG GTTGTTTGTAACTACCAACTATTTGTTGGATTCCCGTCTGATCATCAAGAACTACTGTCTTTGTCACGTATTGCTCTTCAGGGCATTGTAAATTGTGTGATGCAAGAGTCTTCTAAG GAGCGAGGAAAATTGGCTCTCGAAAGTTGCAACTGTGTAGCTTCATCCTTTAGG GTGCCTGACGAAACGTTAGAAGCATGCTCCAAGTTGGTGGAAATAGCCAAGTCCTGCTACAGTGCAGACGACAAGTTTCTACAATCTACATTCAAGTTTTTAAATTCTTCCCAGTTTCACTTGTAG